The following are encoded together in the Bradyrhizobium algeriense genome:
- a CDS encoding MFS transporter, whose translation MTPPTNKPDSDNAQPTPSMAPALLLGMAAFLANFDVTAVVIALPAVARQLGFGVAGYAWVMDAYSLAFTGALLFAGALADRYGRRRAMLAGNGIFALASLACGMAWDGPSLWAARALQGVGAAFLVTGGFALIATVYVQAQARTRAFAWLGVMSGIAMSLGPTIGGLVSSWIGWRWIFLINLPACALIAWGVPRLVAEAREAVPRPLDFVGVMLLTAALAVLVEALLLGRTSTLHLAGGLALSALLLAIFAIQQRRLDKPILDPGVFAQRAMIGIAILLFAVSIGYWAVLVYLPLFFATAFGWSSEVAGLALLTATLPMLFLPPLGGWLIGRAGWRLHFALALAFVAAGNVAIVIALMSGGAVPPMIPIFCGMVAIGVGVALAHPQLSGAAVALVPPDQAGMASAVTVVMRQAGFAVGIAVLGAVLHAEGSAISYVWLFSVAAIASVAGLVAALALLPAQK comes from the coding sequence ATGACACCGCCGACGAACAAGCCCGACAGCGACAATGCTCAGCCCACACCATCCATGGCGCCGGCGCTGCTTCTCGGGATGGCGGCATTCCTCGCCAACTTTGACGTGACGGCGGTGGTCATCGCCTTGCCGGCGGTCGCACGTCAGCTCGGGTTCGGCGTGGCTGGATATGCCTGGGTCATGGACGCCTACAGTCTGGCGTTCACAGGCGCTTTGCTCTTTGCGGGAGCGTTGGCGGATCGGTATGGGCGGCGGCGGGCGATGCTCGCCGGCAACGGCATTTTTGCGCTCGCGTCGTTGGCGTGCGGGATGGCCTGGGACGGACCGAGCTTATGGGCTGCCCGCGCCCTGCAGGGCGTTGGCGCAGCATTCCTCGTGACCGGCGGCTTCGCGCTGATCGCAACGGTCTATGTGCAAGCGCAGGCGCGCACGCGCGCATTCGCCTGGCTCGGCGTCATGTCCGGCATCGCCATGTCTCTCGGTCCGACCATCGGCGGTCTTGTCTCATCGTGGATCGGTTGGCGCTGGATCTTCCTGATCAACTTGCCGGCCTGCGCCTTGATCGCGTGGGGTGTGCCGCGGCTGGTCGCGGAAGCGCGCGAGGCGGTGCCCAGGCCGCTCGACTTCGTGGGTGTCATGCTGCTCACCGCTGCGCTCGCTGTGCTGGTGGAGGCGCTGCTGCTTGGCCGCACCTCAACCCTGCATTTGGCCGGCGGGCTCGCGCTGAGTGCGTTGCTGCTAGCTATATTCGCGATCCAGCAGCGGCGCCTCGACAAGCCGATCCTCGATCCCGGCGTGTTCGCTCAGCGGGCCATGATCGGGATTGCGATACTGCTGTTCGCGGTGTCGATCGGCTATTGGGCGGTGCTGGTCTATTTGCCGCTGTTCTTCGCCACCGCCTTCGGCTGGTCTTCGGAGGTGGCCGGGCTTGCGCTCCTGACGGCCACGCTGCCGATGCTGTTCCTGCCGCCGTTGGGCGGCTGGCTTATCGGCCGGGCAGGATGGCGGCTGCATTTCGCCCTGGCCCTTGCGTTCGTGGCAGCCGGCAATGTCGCCATTGTGATCGCGCTCATGTCGGGCGGCGCAGTACCGCCGATGATTCCGATCTTCTGCGGCATGGTCGCCATCGGGGTTGGCGTGGCGCTCGCGCACCCGCAACTGTCCGGCGCAGCCGTCGCGCTGGTGCCTCCCGATCAAGCAGGCATGGCATCTGCCGTGACAGTCGTCATGCGCCAGGCCGGCTTCGCGGTCGGTATCGCAGTTCTCGGCGCGGTGCTCCATGCCGAGGGATCGGCGATCAGTTATGTCTGGCTGTTTTCGGTAGCCGCGATTGCATCGGTAGCCGGACTGGTCGCGGCGCTCGCCTTGCTGCCCGCGCAAAAGTAG
- a CDS encoding serine O-acetyltransferase — translation MNATPSVDQLWRTIRREAESAMARDPVFGAALSSAILDHPDFAHALAHQIGARLGKSPADRARFTQLARDAFGRSPDLVDAASRDLQSIAVHDPATTTLLPPLLNFKGYVALQAWRVSNLLWRQRRNDLALLLQSLSSDQLSVSIHPTASIGTSVFLDHATGIIIGAFAVIGDEVTVLQNVTIGRKHSEPDRAPRIGRGVLLSAGSSIIGGVSIGDFAKIGAGAVVEHDVPPGCTAVGVPARLTNCREKVSV, via the coding sequence ATGAATGCAACGCCATCTGTCGATCAGCTCTGGCGAACGATCCGGCGTGAAGCCGAAAGCGCTATGGCGCGCGACCCAGTATTCGGCGCGGCGCTGTCATCGGCGATTCTCGATCATCCTGACTTCGCTCATGCGCTGGCGCACCAGATCGGCGCGCGGCTCGGCAAAAGTCCGGCGGATCGCGCGCGGTTTACGCAGCTTGCCCGCGACGCGTTTGGTCGTTCGCCCGATCTGGTCGACGCCGCAAGCCGCGATTTGCAGAGCATCGCCGTTCACGATCCCGCGACGACGACGCTGCTGCCGCCGCTGTTGAACTTCAAGGGTTACGTCGCGCTGCAGGCCTGGCGCGTCTCCAACTTGCTCTGGCGCCAGCGCCGCAACGATCTCGCGCTGCTGCTGCAGAGCCTGTCGTCCGATCAGCTTTCCGTCAGCATTCACCCCACAGCATCGATCGGAACGTCGGTGTTTCTCGATCACGCCACCGGCATCATCATCGGCGCCTTCGCCGTGATCGGCGACGAGGTGACGGTTCTGCAGAACGTCACCATCGGCCGAAAACATTCGGAGCCGGACCGCGCCCCAAGAATCGGCAGGGGCGTTTTACTCAGCGCCGGATCGAGCATTATCGGCGGCGTCAGCATCGGCGATTTCGCCAAGATCGGCGCCGGCGCCGTCGTCGAGCATGACGTACCGCCCGGCTGCACCGCGGTCGGCGTTCCCGCGAGGCTAACGAATTGTCGGGAGAAGGTTTCCGTCTGA
- the tolQ gene encoding protein TolQ — MNPADVAPAALPLVSADVSLIALFMQAHWVVKTVMLGLLACSVWVWAIAIDKIFLYGRTKRAMDRFEQAFWSGQSIEELYRALSAKPTQSMAACFVAAMREWKRSFESQTRSFAGLQMRIEKVMNVSIAREVERLERRLLVLATVGSAGPFVGLFGTVWGIMSSFQSIAASKNTSLAVVAPGIAEALFATAIGLIAAIPATIFYNKFTSEVNRQAQRLEGFADEFSAILSRQIDERA, encoded by the coding sequence ATGAATCCCGCCGACGTGGCTCCGGCAGCCCTGCCGTTGGTCTCCGCCGACGTATCGCTGATCGCCTTGTTCATGCAGGCCCATTGGGTCGTAAAAACAGTCATGCTGGGGCTGTTGGCCTGTTCGGTCTGGGTCTGGGCGATCGCGATCGACAAGATTTTCCTCTATGGCCGCACCAAGCGCGCCATGGACCGTTTCGAGCAGGCGTTCTGGTCGGGGCAGTCGATCGAGGAGCTCTACCGCGCGCTGTCGGCCAAACCGACGCAGTCGATGGCGGCGTGTTTCGTCGCGGCCATGCGCGAGTGGAAGCGCTCGTTCGAGAGCCAGACACGCTCCTTTGCCGGCCTGCAGATGCGGATCGAGAAGGTGATGAATGTCTCCATCGCCCGCGAGGTCGAGCGGTTGGAGCGGCGGCTCCTGGTCCTGGCGACCGTCGGCTCCGCCGGACCGTTCGTGGGCCTGTTCGGAACCGTCTGGGGCATCATGTCGAGCTTCCAGTCGATCGCGGCCTCGAAAAACACTTCGCTCGCGGTGGTGGCGCCCGGCATTGCGGAAGCGCTGTTTGCGACCGCTATCGGTCTCATCGCCGCCATCCCCGCGACCATTTTCTACAATAAGTTCACGTCCGAGGTGAACCGGCAGGCGCAGCGGCTGGAAGGCTTCGCCGACGAATTTTCCGCCATCCTGTCCCGCCAGATCGACGAGCGGGCGTGA
- a CDS encoding biopolymer transporter ExbD produces the protein MAMNMAGSAGGGGGRRGRRRAAVMAEINVTPMVDVMLVLLIIFMVAAPLMTSSIDIDLPVASGGKQIQANAPPLTLSVKRTGGACNSNVELYLGDTLISTNDLLPKIKAIRETRSEAESVVYLRGDKDVCYTDMMKLLGYIRTAGFKANIVIVPDQGS, from the coding sequence ATGGCGATGAACATGGCAGGTTCGGCAGGCGGTGGCGGTGGACGCCGCGGCCGGCGTCGCGCCGCCGTGATGGCGGAGATCAATGTCACGCCGATGGTCGACGTGATGCTCGTGCTGCTGATCATCTTCATGGTGGCGGCGCCGCTGATGACGTCGAGCATCGATATCGACCTGCCGGTCGCCTCCGGCGGCAAGCAGATCCAGGCCAACGCGCCGCCGTTGACGCTCTCCGTCAAGCGCACCGGCGGAGCCTGCAATTCGAATGTCGAGCTCTATCTCGGGGATACGCTGATTTCGACCAACGACCTGCTGCCCAAGATCAAGGCGATCCGGGAGACCCGGTCGGAGGCCGAGAGCGTGGTATACCTGCGCGGCGACAAGGACGTCTGCTACACGGATATGATGAAACTATTGGGGTATATTAGGACGGCGGGATTCAAGGCGAATATCGTCATCGTGCCGGATCAGGGTTCTTGA
- a CDS encoding protein TolA, with protein MKVKVDKTVVASVVLHVFVLGWVMLSFSTKALEMQPEDSVAVDVISPDQLAKVMAGMKTGKKENPKPLVEKVAEAKPVDDTVGKIAEKAPVVTETAPPPQPKAEEKPVEKKPDPPKVVEKPKEEPKQEPKPVEKKPEPVKPDPIAEAIKKEEKKPPPKPVQAAKPPEPQKRIVERHFDQNQIAALLDKRDPSRQATTGDTLNSNAALGLAKGTAADNSATWGAMFKQQVERCWKKPYGGIESQKPEAAFAIRLKRDGTLEGSPVPEGAPATPYLRVYQESALRAIIECQPYKLPAALYEEWKYFAPVFKEKV; from the coding sequence GTGAAGGTCAAGGTCGACAAGACAGTTGTTGCGTCGGTTGTCCTGCACGTATTCGTGCTGGGGTGGGTGATGCTGTCGTTCTCGACCAAGGCGCTCGAAATGCAGCCGGAAGATTCGGTCGCCGTCGATGTCATTTCGCCTGACCAGCTTGCCAAGGTCATGGCCGGCATGAAGACCGGCAAGAAGGAAAACCCGAAGCCGCTGGTCGAGAAGGTCGCCGAGGCGAAGCCGGTTGACGATACCGTCGGCAAAATCGCCGAGAAGGCGCCGGTTGTGACCGAGACCGCGCCGCCGCCGCAGCCCAAGGCCGAGGAGAAGCCGGTCGAGAAGAAGCCCGACCCGCCGAAGGTCGTCGAGAAGCCGAAGGAAGAGCCGAAGCAAGAGCCGAAGCCGGTCGAGAAAAAACCCGAGCCGGTCAAGCCCGATCCGATCGCCGAGGCGATCAAGAAGGAAGAGAAGAAGCCGCCGCCGAAGCCGGTGCAGGCCGCCAAGCCGCCCGAGCCGCAGAAGCGTATTGTCGAACGGCACTTCGATCAGAACCAGATCGCGGCCCTGCTCGACAAGCGTGACCCGTCGCGTCAGGCCACGACCGGCGACACGCTGAATTCGAACGCAGCGCTCGGCCTTGCGAAGGGCACGGCTGCGGACAATTCCGCAACCTGGGGCGCGATGTTCAAGCAGCAGGTCGAGCGATGCTGGAAGAAGCCCTATGGCGGAATCGAATCGCAGAAGCCTGAAGCCGCGTTTGCCATTCGTCTGAAGCGCGACGGCACCCTTGAAGGCTCGCCGGTTCCGGAAGGCGCTCCGGCGACCCCCTACCTTCGCGTCTATCAGGAGAGCGCGTTGCGCGCGATCATCGAATGCCAGCCGTACAAGCTGCCGGCGGCCCTTTACGAGGAATGGAAATATTTTGCGCCGGTGTTCAAGGAAAAAGTCTAA
- the tolB gene encoding Tol-Pal system beta propeller repeat protein TolB: MAALGTVAGGRNAFAQAPKRIPIPEGEFVPQPIAIPNFVAGTPGDAEVGVGVAQVITNNLKRSGLFAPIDQAAFIERITNPDNPPTFQSWKQIGAQALVVGRMTRQGDGRLKAEFRLWDVNQQQQLAGQQFQTSPEYWRRIAHIISDQIYERLTSEKGYFDSRVVFVDETGSKERRVKRLALMDQDGANVRYLTKGSDLVLTPRFSPSTQEITYMEFGQGDPRVYLFNVETGQREIVGNFPGMSFSPRFSPDGQRIIMSLQQGGNSNLFVMDLRSKSTTRLTDTPAIDTSPSYSPDGARICFESDRGGKPQIYVMAATGGGAQRISFGEGSYSTPVWSPRGDYIAFTKQGGGQFAIGIMKTDGSGERILTSGFHNEGPTFAPNGRVVMFFREPGGSGGPSLYTVDISGRNELRVPTPGFASDPAWSPLLS; this comes from the coding sequence ATGGCTGCGCTTGGCACGGTCGCCGGCGGTCGCAATGCCTTCGCACAAGCGCCAAAGCGGATCCCCATTCCCGAAGGTGAGTTCGTTCCACAGCCGATCGCGATCCCGAATTTCGTGGCGGGCACGCCCGGCGATGCCGAGGTCGGCGTCGGCGTGGCGCAGGTGATCACCAACAACCTCAAGCGCAGCGGGCTGTTCGCGCCGATCGATCAGGCTGCGTTCATCGAGCGCATCACCAATCCCGACAACCCGCCGACGTTTCAGAGCTGGAAGCAGATTGGCGCGCAGGCGCTGGTGGTCGGCCGCATGACGCGGCAAGGCGACGGCCGTCTGAAAGCCGAATTCCGCCTCTGGGATGTCAATCAGCAGCAGCAGCTCGCCGGCCAGCAATTCCAGACCTCGCCGGAATACTGGCGGCGGATCGCGCACATCATCTCCGACCAGATCTATGAGCGGCTGACCAGCGAGAAGGGTTATTTCGACAGCCGCGTCGTATTCGTCGACGAGACCGGGTCCAAGGAGCGCCGTGTCAAGCGGCTGGCGCTCATGGATCAGGACGGCGCCAATGTCAGATACCTGACCAAGGGAAGCGATCTGGTGCTGACGCCGCGGTTCTCGCCGTCGACCCAGGAAATCACCTATATGGAATTCGGCCAGGGCGATCCGCGCGTCTATCTGTTCAACGTCGAGACCGGGCAGCGCGAGATCGTCGGCAATTTCCCCGGCATGTCGTTCTCGCCACGGTTCTCGCCGGACGGCCAGCGCATCATCATGAGCCTGCAGCAGGGCGGCAACTCGAACCTGTTCGTGATGGATCTGCGCTCGAAATCGACGACGCGGCTGACCGACACGCCGGCGATCGACACCTCGCCGTCCTATTCGCCCGACGGCGCCCGCATCTGTTTCGAATCCGACCGCGGCGGCAAGCCGCAGATCTACGTGATGGCGGCCACCGGCGGCGGCGCGCAGCGCATCTCGTTCGGCGAGGGCAGCTATTCGACCCCGGTGTGGTCGCCGCGCGGCGACTACATCGCGTTCACCAAGCAGGGCGGCGGACAGTTCGCGATCGGCATCATGAAGACCGATGGTTCGGGCGAGCGGATCCTGACCTCGGGCTTCCACAATGAGGGGCCGACCTTTGCGCCGAACGGCCGGGTCGTGATGTTCTTCCGCGAGCCCGGCGGCAGCGGCGGACCCTCGCTCTACACGGTCGATATCTCAGGTCGTAACGAATTGCGGGTGCCAACGCCCGGTTTTGCCTCCGACCCGGCATGGTCGCCGCTGTTGTCATAA
- a CDS encoding putative bifunctional diguanylate cyclase/phosphodiesterase encodes MQLASQTEEPDQKVSPSTYSALIDSLFQNPAPLFAGAVMVAFAAAMTAVKTGQDLLWPCVAFLVLSGTARALDMHHYNSRRSALTADEAARWEVRYQIGAMIYAVALGLWCTVTLLGSDDAVAHMICLTVTTGYVAGGAGRTYGRPWIFHVQIALACGPTAIALALRGTPYYIGMAIVSAVFFLALKQISTDLQRIFVRAHVAREREAALADQFDTALNNMPHGLCMFGADGRLAVMNYRFSKMMELSDGLVQSGASASDIIAACVSAGSISAASGKIILAEIENSQARGVVTADPDFARNRSLSWTFQPMAGGGAVVLLEDITERRNAEARISHLARYDELTALPNRVNFRDEIGRLLAVQQGAEQLSALLFVDLDQFKQVNDTLGHPCGDQLLCAVADRLREMLRPEDFVARFGGDEFVVFQQNIHSADDAAGLARRIVDRLSERYKIDNHLVEIGASVGIAMTSRGVSADTLLKNADMALYRAKADGRGTFCFFREEMAQVVESRRILELDLRKALANEEFELFFQPLVNLKSGRISTCEALLRWNHPVRGTVSPTDIIPVAEDMGLIVDLGRWILRKACMECMKWPEGVSVAVNFSPQQFHQRDVLSEVRYALEVSGLQANRLEIEITESSLLRNTQLTHDVLSQLHSLGVRISLDDFGTGYSSLSYLHNFPLQKVKIDRSFLEGIDSDRPLTLLRGVARLSADLGMSVVVEGIETNEQLELISADGAVTEAQGYLFSPPVPAVRVRQLLNASHGRRPPDSVLVPVPSRSIA; translated from the coding sequence ATGCAGCTTGCAAGTCAAACCGAAGAGCCGGATCAGAAGGTCTCGCCGTCAACTTACTCGGCGCTGATCGATTCGCTTTTCCAAAATCCCGCGCCGCTGTTCGCGGGCGCAGTGATGGTTGCCTTTGCCGCGGCCATGACCGCCGTGAAGACCGGACAAGACCTGCTCTGGCCGTGCGTTGCTTTTCTCGTGCTGTCCGGCACCGCCCGCGCCCTCGACATGCACCACTACAACAGCCGCAGATCCGCTCTGACCGCCGATGAAGCCGCGCGTTGGGAGGTGCGCTATCAGATCGGGGCGATGATCTATGCCGTTGCGCTCGGGCTATGGTGCACGGTGACTCTGCTCGGCAGCGATGATGCTGTGGCCCACATGATTTGCCTGACCGTCACCACCGGGTACGTGGCTGGAGGTGCGGGCCGGACCTATGGAAGGCCGTGGATATTCCACGTGCAGATTGCACTCGCCTGCGGTCCGACGGCGATTGCGCTGGCGCTTCGCGGCACCCCCTATTACATCGGAATGGCGATCGTCAGCGCGGTGTTTTTTTTGGCGCTGAAGCAGATTTCGACCGACTTGCAGCGGATTTTCGTTCGAGCACACGTCGCGCGCGAGCGCGAGGCGGCGCTGGCTGATCAGTTCGATACCGCGCTGAACAACATGCCGCATGGTCTGTGTATGTTTGGGGCCGACGGCCGGCTTGCGGTGATGAACTATCGTTTCAGCAAAATGATGGAGCTATCCGACGGTCTCGTGCAAAGCGGCGCGAGTGCTTCCGACATCATTGCGGCCTGTGTCAGCGCCGGATCGATCTCGGCGGCGAGCGGCAAGATAATCCTCGCTGAAATCGAGAATTCGCAGGCGAGGGGCGTCGTTACCGCTGATCCCGACTTCGCCAGAAATCGGTCGCTGTCGTGGACCTTCCAGCCGATGGCCGGTGGCGGCGCGGTCGTGCTGCTGGAAGATATTACCGAACGCCGCAATGCAGAAGCCCGGATCAGTCATCTGGCGCGTTACGACGAACTGACGGCGCTGCCGAACCGGGTCAATTTCCGGGATGAGATCGGGCGGCTTCTGGCTGTCCAGCAGGGCGCCGAACAATTGTCGGCGCTGCTGTTCGTCGACCTCGACCAGTTCAAGCAGGTCAACGACACGCTCGGCCATCCCTGCGGCGATCAGTTGCTGTGCGCGGTGGCCGACCGGCTGCGCGAGATGCTGCGGCCCGAGGATTTCGTGGCGCGCTTCGGCGGCGACGAGTTCGTGGTGTTCCAGCAGAACATCCATTCGGCCGATGACGCCGCGGGCCTCGCCCGGCGCATCGTCGATCGCCTGAGCGAGCGTTACAAGATCGACAATCATCTGGTCGAAATCGGCGCCAGCGTCGGCATCGCCATGACCTCGCGCGGCGTCAGCGCCGACACGCTGCTCAAGAACGCCGACATGGCGCTGTACCGCGCCAAGGCCGACGGCCGCGGCACGTTCTGCTTCTTCCGGGAAGAGATGGCGCAGGTCGTCGAATCCCGCCGCATCCTCGAACTGGACCTGCGCAAGGCGCTGGCCAACGAGGAGTTCGAGCTGTTCTTCCAACCGCTCGTCAATCTCAAGTCGGGCCGGATATCCACCTGCGAGGCGCTGCTGCGCTGGAATCATCCGGTTCGCGGCACGGTCTCGCCGACCGATATCATTCCGGTCGCCGAGGACATGGGCCTGATCGTCGATCTCGGCCGCTGGATTCTGCGCAAGGCCTGTATGGAATGCATGAAGTGGCCCGAGGGCGTCAGCGTCGCGGTCAACTTCTCGCCGCAGCAATTCCATCAGCGCGACGTGCTGAGCGAGGTCCGTTACGCGCTTGAGGTCTCCGGCCTGCAGGCCAACCGGCTCGAAATCGAGATCACCGAATCCTCGCTGCTGCGTAACACGCAACTGACGCACGACGTGCTGTCGCAATTGCATTCGCTCGGCGTGCGGATCTCGCTCGACGATTTCGGCACCGGCTATTCGAGCCTGAGCTACCTGCACAACTTCCCATTGCAGAAGGTCAAGATCGACCGCTCCTTCCTGGAAGGTATCGACAGCGACCGGCCGCTGACGCTGCTGCGCGGCGTGGCACGGCTCTCGGCCGACCTCGGAATGTCCGTCGTGGTCGAGGGCATCGAGACCAACGAGCAGCTCGAGTTGATCAGCGCCGATGGTGCGGTAACCGAGGCCCAGGGCTATCTGTTCAGCCCGCCGGTGCCTGCGGTGCGGGTTCGTCAGTTGCTGAATGCCTCGCATGGCCGCCGTCCGCCGGACAGCGTGCTGGTTCCGGTCCCCTCACGGTCCATCGCCTGA
- a CDS encoding N-acyl amino acid synthase FeeM domain-containing protein codes for MRSPAEARPMALGRSPDPLDQVDYRLAQTPEEKDEIYRLRYRAYLREGAIQPSADGRVIDQYEDAPNAWTFGVYFHDQLYSSIRVSVLTSEWRMSPSVELFGDVLHPELDKGKVIIDSTRFVADPEKARNFPELPYVTVRLGSMAGVYFNADYGLAIVRPEHQAFYRRVFLHETWCEPRSYPGLVKPVGLMAAHLPTVRDRVLARYPFLRSSAFERRTLFDRGGGRPSSFDAVVTSFEPASIVPSS; via the coding sequence ATGAGGTCCCCGGCCGAAGCACGCCCCATGGCCTTGGGACGGAGTCCCGACCCGCTAGATCAAGTCGACTATCGATTGGCGCAGACTCCCGAAGAAAAGGACGAGATCTACAGGCTCCGCTACCGGGCCTACCTTCGCGAGGGGGCTATCCAGCCTTCGGCTGACGGACGCGTGATCGATCAATATGAAGATGCTCCCAACGCCTGGACCTTCGGCGTCTATTTTCACGATCAGCTCTACAGCTCAATTCGCGTGAGCGTGCTGACGTCCGAATGGCGGATGTCGCCGTCAGTTGAGCTGTTTGGCGATGTCCTCCACCCCGAACTTGATAAGGGAAAGGTCATTATCGATTCAACGCGCTTCGTTGCCGACCCCGAAAAGGCGCGAAATTTTCCGGAGCTTCCCTACGTAACTGTCAGGTTGGGCTCCATGGCCGGCGTCTATTTCAATGCCGACTATGGATTGGCGATCGTACGTCCCGAGCATCAGGCGTTCTACCGGCGCGTGTTCCTGCATGAAACCTGGTGCGAGCCGCGATCATATCCGGGCCTCGTCAAGCCTGTCGGGTTGATGGCTGCGCATTTGCCGACGGTGCGTGACAGGGTTCTGGCCCGTTATCCGTTTCTGCGTTCGAGCGCTTTCGAGCGGCGAACACTCTTCGACCGCGGCGGCGGGCGGCCCTCGTCATTCGATGCGGTGGTTACCTCCTTCGAGCCGGCCTCGATCGTCCCGAGTTCCTAA
- the pal gene encoding peptidoglycan-associated lipoprotein Pal, which produces MKYQMRILQGWKLAAVVAVALSMGACAKNNVGADGAMASAATPGSQQDFVVNVGDRVFFESDQTELSPQAIATLEKQAQWLQTYNRYSFTIEGHADERGTREYNIALGARRAQSVRSYLSSRGIDPNRMRTISYGKERPVAVCNDISCWSQNRRAVTVLNAGA; this is translated from the coding sequence ATGAAATATCAGATGCGCATCCTCCAGGGATGGAAGCTGGCGGCTGTGGTCGCGGTGGCGCTGTCGATGGGCGCCTGCGCCAAGAACAACGTCGGCGCCGATGGCGCGATGGCGAGCGCGGCAACCCCGGGGAGCCAGCAAGATTTCGTGGTCAATGTCGGCGACCGCGTGTTCTTCGAGAGCGACCAGACCGAACTGAGCCCGCAGGCGATCGCCACGCTGGAGAAGCAGGCGCAGTGGCTGCAGACCTACAACCGCTACTCCTTCACCATCGAAGGCCATGCCGACGAGCGCGGAACCCGCGAATACAACATCGCGCTCGGCGCCCGCCGCGCCCAGTCGGTGCGCAGCTATCTTTCCTCGCGCGGCATCGATCCGAACCGCATGCGCACCATCTCCTACGGCAAGGAGCGTCCGGTGGCGGTCTGTAACGACATCTCCTGCTGGTCGCAGAACCGCCGCGCCGTCACGGTGCTGAACGCCGGCGCCTGA
- a CDS encoding alpha/beta hydrolase, with protein sequence MHVSVNGVRLFFDIEGAKLVPDGPVMREKPVLLMLHGGPGFDHSIYRPAYSALADIAQIVYLDHRGNGRSENGPREGWTLAQWGDDVRAFCDTLGIVDPIVLGASFGGMVALAYATRHPSHLTKLILISTAAAGDEYLERRVELFERFGGPEVGALARRRLLEEQGHPDQASVQAWVRLAMPHYTRIPRDPDMARRAVNRPEVLQWFTRPGGESHSYNFFPDLDRIRCPTLVLGGEDDPIHPIESQADIAAALPSHLVRFERFVDCRHACIQDAPEPTLAAIRRFIMSPK encoded by the coding sequence ATGCACGTATCCGTGAACGGGGTGCGGCTGTTCTTCGATATCGAGGGCGCGAAGCTGGTTCCGGACGGGCCGGTGATGCGGGAAAAGCCGGTGCTGCTGATGCTGCATGGCGGCCCCGGCTTCGACCATTCGATCTACCGGCCGGCCTATTCCGCCCTGGCCGACATTGCCCAGATCGTCTATCTCGACCACCGCGGCAACGGCCGTAGCGAGAACGGCCCGCGAGAGGGCTGGACATTGGCCCAATGGGGCGACGACGTGCGCGCGTTCTGCGACACGCTCGGCATCGTCGATCCGATCGTGCTGGGCGCCTCGTTCGGTGGTATGGTCGCACTGGCCTACGCCACGCGTCATCCAAGCCACCTCACGAAACTGATCCTGATCAGCACCGCGGCCGCCGGCGACGAATATCTGGAGCGGCGGGTCGAGCTGTTCGAACGCTTCGGCGGACCGGAGGTCGGCGCGCTGGCGCGGCGTCGCCTGCTGGAGGAACAAGGCCATCCAGACCAAGCTTCGGTGCAGGCCTGGGTGCGACTGGCGATGCCGCATTACACGCGCATCCCGCGCGATCCGGACATGGCGCGCCGCGCCGTCAACCGGCCGGAGGTGCTGCAATGGTTCACGCGGCCCGGTGGCGAGAGCCACAGCTACAACTTCTTCCCCGACCTGGATCGCATCCGGTGTCCGACGCTGGTGCTCGGCGGCGAAGATGACCCCATTCACCCGATCGAGAGCCAGGCCGACATCGCAGCCGCGCTGCCGTCGCATCTGGTGCGGTTCGAACGGTTCGTCGACTGCCGGCACGCCTGCATACAAGACGCGCCCGAGCCCACACTGGCCGCGATCCGTCGCTTCATCATGAGCCCAAAATAA